Within Leptospira dzoumogneensis, the genomic segment AGGTGGATGGTTCGTCGCAAAACAAAACAATCTTACCGACTTGGATAAGAATACATTTGCGGATAAAAATTACCAAGGTTCTAACGTTTACTTTTATAAGATTAAAACTAGTTTCTTTAATAACGCAAAACACGAGTTGTACAGCTTTTATTTGGATGATAATTTAAGACAAGTTCAGGATGTGACTGGTGTATATGGTTTGGTTTCTAGGACAAGCGACGCGAGCCAGTTATTCTGGCACGGACTATTCAATGAATTTAATTTTTCCGATTTTACATTAACAGTTCATGGGATCTATAATCATGGAACTGTTAAATCTTTGAATCCGTATCGAGATGCTGACGGTAACGAGATCCAACAGAAGTATGACCGTTATAAGATCAAAGGTGGATTCTTTGATATGCAGTTGTCTTATAGATACGATGAATCTATAAGAGTTACCGCAATGGGTTCAGGTTCTACCGGAAGACCCGGTTATGAAAAAGATGGGACCAGATCTAACTTGCATGGGAATGGTTATCGAACTTTGTTCCCAGGATACTCACTTTCCAACATCGCGAACGACTTTACGGGAGGTTATGCATTATTCTCCGGTAGAGATATGAGCGGTTTGTATGAGTATGGGATCTTTACGGATATAGTCTTATCTGGTCCTTTGGTTTTAACTCTAGGCTATTATAGATTGTACGGAACCAAGTCTCCTTTGATAGACAATAATCGTTTTTACAATGAGGAGAACTTCTACCATACCTCCGCATACTTCGGTCAGGAATATAACCTGAACTTAAGATGGAGTGCATTCAGGGATATGCAGATACTTTTACGTTCAGGTTATTTTATAGCAGGCAATGGTTTGAAAGCTTATTTAGATACGACTCAAGGAACAATCCTAAGAGAATTGTTCGTCACTGCAGAACATAGATTCTAAAGTTTGAGCCTGGAGCGGATCGCTCTTCCTAAAGTGTATTGGTCCGCAAGTTCTATGGAACCACCCACAGTAATACCGTAAGCGATCCTGGTAACGGATACATTAAAATTCTTTAATTGATGATTTAGATAATCCGCGGTTGCATCCCCTTCTAATGTAGGGTTTGTAGCGACTAAAACTTCCTTTAGATCTTCCGGTTCTATTCTGCTTAAAAGTTCTCTGATACGAAGATCTTGCGGTCCTACACCTTCTAATGGAGAGATCACGCCGTTGAGCACATGATATCTTCCTTTGAACTCGCCAGTGTTTTCTATAAAGAATACATCTTCAGGTTGTTCTACTACGCAGACTGTATGGCTGTCTCTTTTTTCGGAGAGGCAAAGATCACAGATCTCTTCTTCCGAGTAGGAACCGCATCTGGAACAAAAACGGATCCTTCCTTTTACTTCTGATAAACTTTGGATAAACCCGTTGAAAACTGCAGGGTCCTGTCTTAATAAATGAAAACTGATACGATAAGCACTTTTTCTTCCGATCCCGGGAAGAGAAGAAAGTGCATTTACCATTCCTTCGATTAAATGTTCAGCCAAGGTTACCGCCGAATAATTTAGAAATTTCGGATAGATCCAATCCGCCTGTAATCGATTTTAATTCGTACTCTGCGGCTTGTTTTGCTTTTTGGATGGCATCGTTTGTTGCTGCCATGACTAGATCTTCTAACATTTTATTATCTTCCGAATCGAATAGTGCGCGGTTGATCTTTACGTCTACGATTGCTCCGTCTCCGGTAGATGTGACTTGTACCATGCCTGCACCCGCGTCACCCATAACTCTAAGGTTGGAGATCCTCTTTTTGATCTCTTCCATCTTGCCGCGCATTTCTCCCATTTTGGAAAAAATTTCGGATGCGTTCTTTAGATTTTCAAACATGGCTTATACCTAGGATCCCAGCTTGGGCACTTTGGAAGGATCTATATCCGTTCCTAAAAATTCGTTTTTGAAAGATTTTTCCCATTCTGCATCTTCAGAGGAAACACCTTTAGCCAAATCTTCCAGGGAAGAAAGTGGTCCTGATTTTTGTTCCTGAGGACTTTCTTTCTTCTCATTAGACACAACTGGAGCAGGGGTCGGAACAGGAGTTTGTACTTCTTTAGGTGGAGTAGGAGCTTGTTTTTTAGGAGTTTCGAATGCAACGGATGCTGTAACGGAATCCTGATCTTGGATCATTAATATGAGATGATTGATCCTGTCTACAAGTCCTGCAAGACTAGGTTTTGTTAGATCTTCCGTAAGTTTTTTGATCTGTATCTCGATGAAAATTTTGATCTCAAAAGAGTTTCTCAAACGAAGAGTTTTCACTTTTTCGAATAATTCAAAAAGACGGAAAGAAAGTTTGTTCAATGCGATCGGATCTACGGATTCGAAATCCTTTCTCATCTTGATCAGATCTTCTCTAGGATAATTAACAGATTCGGAATCTGCCGCAGAGTCTTTTACTAAACATAATGTATGAGTAAACTCTATCGAATCCCAAAGGAATTTGTATATATCCTGACCTTCTTGGTATAAGTTCTCGATGATCTGTAATGACTTAGAAGAATTTTCGGCATCTACCAGGCTTTTGATAAAATCGGATAAAAAATCAATCCCGTGATAACCGATCATTTTTCGGATCTCGGAACCTAAGAGTCGATTGTCTGTGAACACAAGAGCCTGCTCCATAAAGGAAAGCATGTCTCTCACAGAACCGTCACCCTTCTTCGCTATCCAAAACAAACCTTCTGAATCATACTTTGTGTTTTCTTCCTTACATAAATTCTCCGCGTAATCTTGGAGAACGGATAAAGGAACTTTTTTGAAGATAAAATCTTGGCAGCGGGATAGAATTGTCTCAGGAATTTTATGATATTCTGTAGTAGCTAAAACGAAAACCACATGAGCCGGAGGTTCTTCCAAAGTTTTTAAAAGTGCGTTGAAGGATTGATCGGTAAGCATGTGCACCTCATCTATGATGTACACCTTATACTTACCACCCATCGGAGTGAACTTTACGTTATCTCTAAGTTCTCTGATGTTCTCTATACCACGGTTACTCGCAGCATCTATCTCTAGAACATCTCCCGAAATTCCTTTGGTGATCTCTTGGCAGGAATCACACTGATTGCATGGTTCGTTATCGATCGGATTTTGGCAGTTCAGTCTTTTTGCAAAAATCCTTGCGATTGTAGTTTTTCCAACACCTCGAGGTCCGAAAAAAATATATGCATGACCTATCTTACCGGACTTAACCGCGTTTTGTAATGCGCCGATCGCAAGATTCTGATGGATTACGTCTTGAAATCTTTGGGGGCGATATTTGCGGGAGAGAACTTCGTGATTTCCGGCCATAGGATTGTTATTTTACCAGATAGCATGGGGTAAGAAAGGAGGAAAAGCCTAAAAGTCCGTCTAATTTCTCTTATCTTTGAAGAAAGTTTTGAATAACTCTGTGGTCGTTTTTGACTTAATTAGTACAAGTTCTGGAAAAAAATTTCTGCTATAGATCGTTTCTAAAGGAAGAGATGAGATCCCTTCTCCCAATTTTGCAGGAACCAGATATGCTACTTTAGGGATTCTAGAAAGAAGAATAGAACCTCCACACATCAAACAAGGCTCTAAAGTTGTAATCAGAATACAATCATGGAGATATCTTTCCTTGCAGATCCGTTTTGCTTCTGAAATCGCTAGAACTTCGCTATGTAAGGAAGAATCTTCTGAAATTTCCACCGAGTTGAAAGCTTCACAGACAAGATTTCCGTTTTTGTAAATTTGCGTGAAACTAGGGATCTCTTCCGAATTTTGAGTTCGAATTTCCGCAAATCGGTCTAAAAAAACCTTAAGTAATGGCTCTATAATTTCTTGGCTCATTTTCGGTTTCTATTTCCGTTTCTCTTTTAAATTCTTCTTGCTCTTAGCGTATGTAAATGGTTTTTTCTAGCGCATGATTCTTTCGGCCAAATTGATGAGACCGGCCGGTTCTTCCGCAAAGTCTAACACTCTACTTGTACGTTTAAATTCTCCTACGGGACCAGTTGCTACTCAAAGGCAGCCTTTAGTTTTAGGCCTGGCTTTGGACAGAAGTTGGTCCATGAAGGGAAGTAAAATGGATTCTGTGATCCAGGCTTCTTCTTCCCTGGTCAATTGGTTGACCCGTCGTGATTTTTTAACGGCAGTTGCTTACGCAGAAGACGTTCAGGTCATCCAACCTCTAGTTCCTCTGGCCGAAAAAAATTCAGTCATTCACAGATTGAATTCTATCCAAGTGGGTACTTCTACCAACCTAAGCGGTGGATGGCTTCATGTTCTCAGGACCTTGGAATTACATCCGATTGCAGACGGTTATAAACGTGTTATTCTTCTTACCGATGGAAATCCAACATTAGGGATCAAGGATCCAGTTCAGTTGATCCAGATTGCGGCTGATGCTTATAAAAAAGGGATCAGTACTACTGTGATCGGCTTTGGTAACGACTTCAACGAAATACTTCTAAAAGAGATCGCAGAATCCGGTGGAGGAAATTTCTATTATGTGGAAACTCCGGAAGAGACAGGCGATATATTCTTCAAAGAGTTTGGGGACATCGGGACCTTATACGCTCAATCCATAGAACTGAAAGTGGATTTTCCGAAAGGAATGGATTATCTGGACTTAGTTTCAGAAGTTTCTTCTTACCAAGAACCTGATCCGGAAGAGACAGGACGTACTAAAACTCTAGTGTTAGAAGTCGGGGACATGAGAGCGGACGATGTAAAAAGTCTAGTAGTCCAGCTTCGCCCAACCAAAAAAGATACACCTGCAAATATTAATATTTCTGCAAGTTATTACGAACTGACAGACGGTGCTAAGTTAGAGCAAAAAAGTATAGATATTCCTTTGGATTGGAACGACGATTCTGCCAAGGAAGATGCGGACGTAGTTGTAGAGGCTACAATCGCAAAAACCGGAAAGGGCCTACGAAAAGCCGGAACACTTTTGAAAGAAGGTTATACCGAAGAGTCCATCGCACTTTTAAATGATCTGATCAAAGAAATTAACGAGAAGGAAGAACTAGCCCCTGAAGTTCTGCAAACTCTCGGCTTTAGAGTAAGTTCTTTAAAAAATAGGATCTTGGAAAATTCTCCTACTGCTGCAAAACATTTGGTAGCTTCCGCTTCCGAACTTCAGTACGGAGCAATGGAAAATTTCCCGGACGATGGAGTAGAATACCACGATCAGATCTACGCATATCGTACGAATGAAGACATAGATCTTTATAGATGTCCTGAGATCAAAACAGCAATCCAAGAAAAAATGAAAGAAGGTTACAGATATATCGTATTCAATCTTGCCAAATCTTCTTATATAGATTCTTCTGCGATCGGTATGTTGATACAGGTCGCAGGTTGGCTCAGAAAAAGAGGCGGGGAATTGATCGTAAGTAATCTAAGATCTTCCGTTAAAAAAGTATTCTCGATTACTCGATTAGAATCTCATATTCGTGCTTCTGAAACGGAAGAAGAGGCCCAAAGTTTATTAAAGGCCTGGATAGAAAGTAAGGCGGTTTAGCTTAAAGAGCTTTCCGCCGCGAGTATTGCGTCTTTTACTTCCGAGTATAATCCAACAGGAATAGCGATCCCTTTTTGGGTAGGTTTGTATTCACCTTCGCTGTCTGTGTACCAAACTCTTAAGTTCAGATATTTATTTCCTTTAAATTCTGAAATTTCGACTCGGATGATCTCACCTTTGCCTTTATCTATATCTCGGATTACGCTCATAGTTTTCCCTTCCTGACGGCAAAAGACTAAATCCCCGGTTTTGGATTTCCAGTCGTTTTCCATAAAAAAAGGCCCCCAGTTGGGAGCCTTTTACTTAGAAAAATTTTAGAAAATCGATCAGTAGGTTTCCACGAATAATTGGTGGGCGCCTTCCAGATGATGTTTGTATTCTTCGTAAGTTCCGGAGTTTCCGTCGATCTTTTGGATCTCTTCGATCACTCCTTTTTCCATTCCTTTCGGACCACCGCAGATATAGAAACGTCCGCCGGAAGAGAGAACTTTTTTCACTTCTGCTTCTAACATTCTTACTCTGTGAGAGATATACATTCTTCCGCCGTCGAAAGGATTGTTCTCTTCTCTGGAGATTGCAGTTACTAATTTGAAATTAGGGAACTTCTTCTCTAATCCTCTTAGATAGTCCATCATTACTAACTCGTCAGAGTAAGGCGCTCCGTATACGAGAGTTACATTACCGGTGAAGTTGATC encodes:
- a CDS encoding anti-sigma factor antagonist (This anti-anti-sigma factor, or anti-sigma factor antagonist, belongs to a family that includes characterized members SpoIIAA, RsbV, RsfA, and RsfB.) — its product is MILSAKLMRPAGSSAKSNTLLVRLNSPTGPVATQRQPLVLGLALDRSWSMKGSKMDSVIQASSSLVNWLTRRDFLTAVAYAEDVQVIQPLVPLAEKNSVIHRLNSIQVGTSTNLSGGWLHVLRTLELHPIADGYKRVILLTDGNPTLGIKDPVQLIQIAADAYKKGISTTVIGFGNDFNEILLKEIAESGGGNFYYVETPEETGDIFFKEFGDIGTLYAQSIELKVDFPKGMDYLDLVSEVSSYQEPDPEETGRTKTLVLEVGDMRADDVKSLVVQLRPTKKDTPANINISASYYELTDGAKLEQKSIDIPLDWNDDSAKEDADVVVEATIAKTGKGLRKAGTLLKEGYTEESIALLNDLIKEINEKEELAPEVLQTLGFRVSSLKNRILENSPTAAKHLVASASELQYGAMENFPDDGVEYHDQIYAYRTNEDIDLYRCPEIKTAIQEKMKEGYRYIVFNLAKSSYIDSSAIGMLIQVAGWLRKRGGELIVSNLRSSVKKVFSITRLESHIRASETEEEAQSLLKAWIESKAV
- a CDS encoding YbaB/EbfC family nucleoid-associated protein; this translates as MFENLKNASEIFSKMGEMRGKMEEIKKRISNLRVMGDAGAGMVQVTSTGDGAIVDVKINRALFDSEDNKMLEDLVMAATNDAIQKAKQAAEYELKSITGGLDLSEISKLFGGNLG
- a CDS encoding transcriptional coactivator p15/PC4 family protein yields the protein MSVIRDIDKGKGEIIRVEISEFKGNKYLNLRVWYTDSEGEYKPTQKGIAIPVGLYSEVKDAILAAESSLS
- the dnaX gene encoding DNA polymerase III subunit gamma/tau, whose amino-acid sequence is MAGNHEVLSRKYRPQRFQDVIHQNLAIGALQNAVKSGKIGHAYIFFGPRGVGKTTIARIFAKRLNCQNPIDNEPCNQCDSCQEITKGISGDVLEIDAASNRGIENIRELRDNVKFTPMGGKYKVYIIDEVHMLTDQSFNALLKTLEEPPAHVVFVLATTEYHKIPETILSRCQDFIFKKVPLSVLQDYAENLCKEENTKYDSEGLFWIAKKGDGSVRDMLSFMEQALVFTDNRLLGSEIRKMIGYHGIDFLSDFIKSLVDAENSSKSLQIIENLYQEGQDIYKFLWDSIEFTHTLCLVKDSAADSESVNYPREDLIKMRKDFESVDPIALNKLSFRLFELFEKVKTLRLRNSFEIKIFIEIQIKKLTEDLTKPSLAGLVDRINHLILMIQDQDSVTASVAFETPKKQAPTPPKEVQTPVPTPAPVVSNEKKESPQEQKSGPLSSLEDLAKGVSSEDAEWEKSFKNEFLGTDIDPSKVPKLGS
- a CDS encoding nucleoside deaminase, with the protein product MSQEIIEPLLKVFLDRFAEIRTQNSEEIPSFTQIYKNGNLVCEAFNSVEISEDSSLHSEVLAISEAKRICKERYLHDCILITTLEPCLMCGGSILLSRIPKVAYLVPAKLGEGISSLPLETIYSRNFFPELVLIKSKTTTELFKTFFKDKRN
- the recR gene encoding recombination mediator RecR, whose product is MAEHLIEGMVNALSSLPGIGRKSAYRISFHLLRQDPAVFNGFIQSLSEVKGRIRFCSRCGSYSEEEICDLCLSEKRDSHTVCVVEQPEDVFFIENTGEFKGRYHVLNGVISPLEGVGPQDLRIRELLSRIEPEDLKEVLVATNPTLEGDATADYLNHQLKNFNVSVTRIAYGITVGGSIELADQYTLGRAIRSRLKL